CACGTTCCAACTTGGAATTCGGGCACAATTTTGCCGCCCTGTAGCGATCGTGCAAGCCTTAGTTAGTGGCACTCGACCCGTCACTCTCACAGGGCTTGATAGTCAGGGTGTAGTTTTAGAGCGAGTCAGCATCGGCTCCTACCAATACGTATGGGCTAACGGTCAGGCTGAACTTGCACCCCTCCCCCAACAGCCCCTGGCATTACAAACACCAGGAATCGCGAGCGTCATATTTGAGTCTGACGCTCCTTTCACCCTGGATAACTTCTTCTTCAGCCAGTTTTGAGTGGTTGATGATTAGAGTTGGTCGCTTTATTGCTATTAGACACAGGTAGAACGACTCGAAACTCAGCGCCCGCCCCTGGTTGACTACAGCATTGCAGTTGGCCTTTGTGCCCTTTAACCACAATTTGATAACAAATCGATAAGCCTAAACCCGTTCCTTTACCCACTTCCTTGGTGGTGAAGAAAGGATCGAAGATGCGCTCTTGTAACTCTAAAGGAATGCCGGGTCCATCATCTCGAATCGAGATCGTGACTTGATCCGCTACATGCCAAGTTCGAATCCTAATATTTGCTTTTTCCCCAGCCGCATCTAGAGCATTGGTCAGCAGGTTAAGAAAAACTTGATTGATTTGTCCAGCGTGGCATTCTACGAGGGGTAGCTCACCGTAGAGCTTGTCAATCTTGACCCCTGTTTTAACCCGATGCTGCAAGATCACCAAGGTACTCTCGATGCCTTCGTGTAAATCAACGACCTTGCGCTCTGCTTCATCTAGCCTGGAAAAATTACGTAGGGTTAAAACAATCTCTCGAATCCGCTTGGTGCCTTCTTCCATCGAACTAATCAGTTTAGGAAAGTCCTCGCGCACGTAGTCTAATTCTTGCGCAGCAATCAGCTCAGCGATCGCTTCTGGAGGATTGGGGCAACAGTCTTCGTAAAGCGCGATCGCCTGATTCAAAGCCGTGGCATACCGTTGAGCATAAGGCAGATTGGCATGGATAAAAGTAATGGCGTTGTTAATTTCGTGAGCAACCCCCGCCACCATTTGCCCTAAGCTGGATAACTTTTCGCTTTGAAGCAACTGCATTTGTGTCGCTTGCAATTCTTCTAGGGTGGCTTTGAGAGTTGCAGCTTGAGCTTGGGACTGAGTCGCCGCTGTTTGGACCTGAGCGTACAATTCGGCTTGCTGGATGGCGATCGCCACTTGGTCTGCTAATTGCTGCAACAATTCAGTTTCCCAAGTCTGCCAAATCCGAGGCGCACCACACTCCTGAGCAATTAACAATCCCCACAACTTAGAGCGAATAATGATAGGGACAATTAAGTTGGCCTTAACCTGTAAACGCTCCAAAAAGCTGACATGACAAGGATCTAAGCCAGCCTCAAAAATGTTGTGAATCGCT
This region of Trichocoleus desertorum NBK24 genomic DNA includes:
- a CDS encoding GAF domain-containing protein; translated protein: MSSEVNSSPIHPHCQAFSVDTEALNSSEGELLELELYKRQRHRNLTTQLQQQVKLSNLINQISNEIRSTLDLEEILNSACRLLGQALNCSRASILVVEPDEEDYLTTKGEFNQGDYPSQLGLKVPVVGNPHLQALLSQQGALALTRFLDFPGLNGPTREVAQGLGIRSMMALATRYQGKVNGVIGLHQCDAEREWTPWEIELLEGVGSQLAIAINQARLYGETRRQVEQESLLRLVTNQIRSTLDSQTILQTVVREVRHLLDTDRVVIYRFLDTEWQGEVVVEEVVSPWMSVLGQMSQDNCFSSKYAQQYQGGRVRAIHNIFEAGLDPCHVSFLERLQVKANLIVPIIIRSKLWGLLIAQECGAPRIWQTWETELLQQLADQVAIAIQQAELYAQVQTAATQSQAQAATLKATLEELQATQMQLLQSEKLSSLGQMVAGVAHEINNAITFIHANLPYAQRYATALNQAIALYEDCCPNPPEAIAELIAAQELDYVREDFPKLISSMEEGTKRIREIVLTLRNFSRLDEAERKVVDLHEGIESTLVILQHRVKTGVKIDKLYGELPLVECHAGQINQVFLNLLTNALDAAGEKANIRIRTWHVADQVTISIRDDGPGIPLELQERIFDPFFTTKEVGKGTGLGLSICYQIVVKGHKGQLQCCSQPGAGAEFRVVLPVSNSNKATNSNHQPLKTG